CGGCGGCCGAATCGCACTTCGCCGAGGACGGCACGTACGCCAATTGGAATGGGCCCACTCCCACCAACCAGATCACGCTGACGTTTGTTGGCACGTTGGATGGATGGGTCGCGACCGCATCCCACGCTGCGGTTCCTGGCATCGTGTGCCGTATTGAACGGGGACCGGCGGCGGGCGCGGCGACGGAACCGGTCTGCCAGTAATCCGGCTGCTTCGCCCCACCGCCGTCACAATCCGCGTCGCGTCGTTACGCGGTTGGCCACGCGATCCAAGGTCTGCGGCGAGCGCGTCTTGCACGGTGCAAAAGTCCTTGCGAAACGAGAGAGCGCAATAGGTGGATAGGCCGAGCGTGAAAACGGTGCAAGTGATGATGTCGCAACGCATTTCATTGTGAATCCACCTGCTGGCCCGCCGGTTGCGATATGCCATTGCGTCGCGCTGGGCACCACTTCACGGGCCAGACGCGAAAGACCCCCCAACGGAGAATGTTTCATGCCCCGGACTCGCAAAGGCTTTACCCTGATCGAACTTCTGATCGTCGTCGTCATCATCGGCATCTTGGCCGCGATCGCGATTCCGAAGTTCGCCGAAACGAAGGAAAAGGCGTACATCACCGCCATGAAGTCCGACCTGAAGAACATGGTGTCGGCCGCTGAAGCGTCGTTCTCGGACAACAACACCTACGCCGGTTATGCGGCCCCCCAGGGCTCGGCCGGTGTGAGCCTGACGTTCAACGGTTCAGCCACGGGTTGGTCAGCGACGGCGAGCCACGCGTCGTCCACCAAGACCTGCCAGATCGGTGTCGGCACGTCGGTGCCGAGCGGCCAGGCGGAAGGCGAGCCGGTCTGCCAGTAAGCAGCGGCTGATGGAATCACCGGTCCGTCCGGACCGGGGCGTAGAGGGGTCGAGCGAGAGCTCGGCCCCTCATGCGTTTCGGCCCTCCCGCAACGAACGGTGGCAATGGTCGGACGTATGGCGATTTGCGTGGAATCGGGCGCGACGCGATGACTGATGCAATCCGGCAGAACGCCAGCCTTCGTCTAAAATGTTCAAAACAAAAGAGATAGCTGCAACACAACGGTGCGGCCTCGCTCTTGCCAATCTCTTCGGTCGAAGGGTCGGATGCCTGTCCGACACTGGAGGACCCCCCACTGGAGAGTCTCACATGGCCCGGACCCGCAAAGGCTTTACCCTGATCGAACTTCTGATCGTCGTCGTCATCATCGGCATCTTGGCCGCGATCGCGATTCCGAAGTTCGCCGAAACGAAGGAAAAGGCGTACATCACCGCCATGAAGTCCGACCTGAAGAACATGGTGTCGGCCGCTGAAGCGTCGTTCTCGGACAACAACACCTACGCCGGTTACGCGGCCCCCCAAGGCTCGGCCGGTGTGAGCCTGACGTTCAACGGTTCGGCCACGGGTTGGGCAGCGACTGCTTCGCACGCGTCATCCACCAAGACCTGCCAGATCGGTGTCGGCACGTCGGTGCCGAGCGGCCAGGCGGAAGGCGAGCCGGTTTGCCAGTAACCTGATTGGAGCAACGCCCGGTCAAGTAGGCACCGTGGTGGCGAAAGGCCGGGCAATTGCCCGGCCTTTCGTGCGTTCCCGGTTTTGCCGGTTGCACGTCGGCGGGCGATGAAGCATCCTCTGCCGTGCTCCCGGCCAAACTTCCACGTATTCATCACCGCCTGACCGTCGCCGTCGTCGCGGTCAGTGTCTTCGCCCTCGTGGGGGTGATCGTCACGATGTGGGTGACGGAGTACCTCGCCGAGGACATCCGATGGCCGGTCGTCCTCGCGTTGCTGTTCCTCGTCTCACTGGTGTGGACCAGTGTCCTGCGCCGCCAGGTGGAGCGACTGGTCGAGGCGCCACTGGCGGAAAGTGTCGCCGCGGCCGAGGCGATCGCCGAGGGCGAGACCTCCCGACGCGTGCCGCCCGGGGACACGTACGAGTTCGATCAGCTGGCCACCAGCATCAATCGCATGACGGAGCAATTGCTCGCCTCGCACCAGCTGCGATTGCGCGTGGAAAAGCTCGCCACCATGGGTCGCATTGCGGCGGGTGTCTCGCACGAGATCGGCAATCCGATTTCCGCCATTGCCAATTATGCGCACCTGCTGCGCATGCGCACCGAAAATGTGCCCGGCACCACGGAACCACTGGATGCGCTGGAACGCGAGATCACGCGCATTGATCGCATCATGCGCGGACTGCTCGACTACTCGAGGCCGCGCCGACTGACCCCGAAACCGATCGTGGTCGACGATGTCATCACCGATGTGTTGCGCCTGCTGGGCGATCAGGGCGTGACACGTCGTCATCGGGTCACCGTCGACCTGGAGGCCCCCACCGGCGTCGTGTATGCGGAGCGGCATGATCTGGAACAGGTGTTTGTGAACCTGCTGCTGAACGCCGTCGATGCGATGGACCAGCAGGGACTCGTCGCCATTCGGACGCAGATCAATGACGTGACCGCGTTTGGCGAGGCATCGGAAAAACGACGCACCGATAGTTCCCAGGAACGCTGGACGC
The Gemmatimonadaceae bacterium genome window above contains:
- a CDS encoding prepilin-type N-terminal cleavage/methylation domain-containing protein, giving the protein MARTRKGFTLIELLIVVVIIGILAAIAIPKFAETKEKAYITAMKSDLKNMVSAAEASFSDNNTYAGYAAPQGSAGVSLTFNGSATGWAATASHASSTKTCQIGVGTSVPSGQAEGEPVCQ
- a CDS encoding prepilin-type N-terminal cleavage/methylation domain-containing protein, giving the protein MRRRMRRRRRMAFTMIELLVVIVILGVLAAIALPRFADSKRKAYLAAMKSDLRNVVSAAESHFAEDGTYANWNGPTPTNQITLTFVGTLDGWVATASHAAVPGIVCRIERGPAAGAATEPVCQ
- a CDS encoding HAMP domain-containing protein → MLPAKLPRIHHRLTVAVVAVSVFALVGVIVTMWVTEYLAEDIRWPVVLALLFLVSLVWTSVLRRQVERLVEAPLAESVAAAEAIAEGETSRRVPPGDTYEFDQLATSINRMTEQLLASHQLRLRVEKLATMGRIAAGVSHEIGNPISAIANYAHLLRMRTENVPGTTEPLDALEREITRIDRIMRGLLDYSRPRRLTPKPIVVDDVITDVLRLLGDQGVTRRHRVTVDLEAPTGVVYAERHDLEQVFVNLLLNAVDAMDQQGLVAIRTQINDVTAFGEASEKRRTDSSQERWTHRPSRRALAWLARPESPVRFLQAVIADSGTGVAPEDEERIFEPFFSTKQPGKGTGLGLAIVSSTIENLGGTIWVQRAREGGAAFVILLPLHSSGLAAIQATTPTSSPTVGGAMESPATK
- a CDS encoding prepilin-type N-terminal cleavage/methylation domain-containing protein, whose product is MPRTRKGFTLIELLIVVVIIGILAAIAIPKFAETKEKAYITAMKSDLKNMVSAAEASFSDNNTYAGYAAPQGSAGVSLTFNGSATGWSATASHASSTKTCQIGVGTSVPSGQAEGEPVCQ